The Halobaculum magnesiiphilum genome contains the following window.
GACGGACAGCCCCTCACACATCAGCGCTCGCGCGGCGTCCGGCTCGTACCCCTCGTCGTCCACGAGCCGGGAAATCAGCCCCGGGTGGACCCCGAGAACGGGCCACGCGCGGCCTGGGAGCCGCTCGCTCGCATCGCGGACCGCCTCGATCGTCGCCTCGAACGCGGGGCGGAAGTCCTCGCGGTCGGACGGCACCGGCCCGAGGTGCCACGAGGGCTTGTTGACGACGAGCAGATGCGTGCCGCCGAGCCGGGCGAAGTCGTCGACTGCGGCCATGCCGCGACCGTGCTCGGGGTCGAGGTGGAGGTGGTTGTCGAGCACGGGCGTGCCGAGGTCCTCGCTCATGGTCGCGGTTGCGCGCCGGCGCTCGAAAACCCTGCGGGCCGCGGGCGTCGCCGGCGCGGGTCGGGGGGTCGGCCCCGGCGACGCGGTCTCAAAACTGAGCGTTCGTCCCGGCGACGCGGTCTCAAAACGGGGTCTGCCCGCGGGCGAGCACCACCGAGGTGCGCCCCTCGGGGCCGGACCAGACCAGCCGAACCTCGGTTCCCGGCGGAACCGGCCCCTCCGTCTCGTCGGAGAGGACGATGCTGTCGCCGCCGGTGAGCGGGTAGCGCGTCTTCAGCGCCGCGCGCTCGTGTCCGCTGTCGGCGACGAGCGTCAGGTTACCCGTGTTCTCCTTGGTGACGGTCTCGCCGCCGTGGATGCTGGCGGTCACCTCGTAGTCGGTGCCGACC
Protein-coding sequences here:
- a CDS encoding type IV pilin, translating into MTATPQHGPSSRDRAVTPVIATVTMVAITVVLAAVLGAAMLGLPGGLAAGPPSLTVDFTYRSVGTDYEVTASIHGGETVTKENTGNLTLVADSGHERAALKTRYPLTGGDSIVLSDETEGPVPPGTEVRLVWSGPEGRTSVVLARGQTPF